One Gossypium hirsutum isolate 1008001.06 chromosome A11, Gossypium_hirsutum_v2.1, whole genome shotgun sequence genomic window carries:
- the LOC107924149 gene encoding protein MRG1 yields MGSSSKEETATDGDTSSGDTPPSNSNLFSEGERVLAYHGPRIYEAKVQKAELRKKEWKYFVHYLGWNKNWDEWVGADRLMKLTEENVMKQQALDKKQGVDKSSKSGRSSQSKPKSSADAKADKEDLKNTAPKGRKRKSDSGVEKDNSSMEKLVKIQIPSTLKKQLVDDWDFVTQQDKLVKLPRSPNVDDILTKYLEYRSKKDGIMTNSVGEILKGIRCYFDKALPVMLLYKKERQQYNEVVHDDVSPSTIYGAEHLLRLFVKFPELLAYVNIEEETLIRLQQKLMDFLKFLQKNQSTLFLSAYDGPKGVSEGKGKGKDDD; encoded by the exons atgggaAGCTCGTCGAAGGAGGAGACGGCGACCGACGGCGATACGTCGAGCGGAGATACCCCTCCTTCCAATTCCAATCTCTTCTCTGAGGGTGAACGTGTCCTCGCCTATCACGGCCCTCGTATCTACGAAGCCAAG GTTCAAAAAGCGGAGCTTCGGAAGAAAGAATGGAAATACTTTGTTCATTACCTT GGTTGGAATAAAAA TTGGGACGAATGGGTAGGTGCCGATCGGCTGATGAAGCTGACTGAAGAGAATGTCATGAAGCAGCAAGCCCTTGACAAAAAACAGGGTGTTGATAAAAGTTCAAAGTCTGGACGATCAAGTCAGTCCAAGCCAAAAAGCTCTGCTG ATGCAAAAGCGGATAAAGAGGACCTGAAGAACACAG CGCCAAAAGGGAGGAAGAGAAAGAGCGACTCAGGTGTTGAG AAGGACAACTCCTCCATGGAAAAGCTTGTCAAGATCCAAATTCCATCAACCCTAAAGAAGCAGCTGGTTGATGATTGGGATTTTGTTACTCAACAGGATAAG CTGGTTAAACTTCCCCGATCACCAAATGTTGATGATATCTTGACAAAATACCTTGAATACAGATCAAAGAAGGATGGCAT AATGACCAATTCAGTTGGAGAAATATTGAAGGGAATTCGCTGTTACTTCGACAAAGCTTTGCCTGTGATGCTTCTATACAAAAAAGAGCGCCAACAATACAATGAAGTTGTCCACGATGATGTCTCTCCATCAACGATATATGGTGCTGAACATTTACTACGCCTCTTTG TTAAGTTTCCTGAGTTATTGGCATATGTGAACATTGAAGAGGAAACACTTATTCGCTTGCAACAGAAGTTAATGGATTTTCTCAA GTTTCTGCAAAAGAACCAGAGTACCCTTTTTCTTTCTGCATATGATGGACCTAAGGGAGTTTCAGAAGGTAaggggaaaggaaaagatgaTGACTAA